The proteins below come from a single Tissierella sp. MB52-C2 genomic window:
- the ortA gene encoding 2-amino-4-oxopentanoate thiolase subunit OrtA: protein MDAKRGDWVRIHTVVLKIGERASGIPEDTQNVPLEMWDKGFLLEDSANIGDKVKIETYIGRVVTGDLIEVNPYYKHDFGKAVPELLYIGRQARALLEKDGE from the coding sequence ATGGATGCTAAACGTGGTGATTGGGTAAGGATTCATACTGTTGTGTTAAAGATAGGAGAAAGGGCATCAGGCATTCCAGAAGATACACAAAATGTGCCTTTAGAAATGTGGGATAAAGGCTTTTTATTAGAAGATAGTGCAAATATTGGAGATAAAGTCAAAATAGAAACTTATATTGGAAGAGTAGTAACAGGTGACTTGATAGAGGTCAATCCATATTATAAACATGATTTTGGGAAAGCAGTTCCTGAACTTTTATATATAGGCCGTCAAGCAAGAGCGTTATTAGAAAAGGATGGTGAATAA
- the ord gene encoding 2,4-diaminopentanoate dehydrogenase, translating to MRKDNVKVILWGFGAMGSGIADMLLNKKGVEIVGVCDTHPEKINKSIFDILGIEKGDRKEVIVSDKVEDIITDKAADIVLLATDSFVKGAYNKIIYCLEKGINVITTAEEMAYPQAQEPELAKELDRVAKENGVTVLGTGINPGLIMDLLVVTLTGACIDVESIKAERVNDLSPFGPAVMHEQGVGITVDEFNRRVEEDDLAGHVGFPESINMITDALGWKLSDEIKLTKAPIVSSVYRKAPYAEVQAGDVAGCNMKGYGYVDGELKIEMLHPQQVEPHLENVKTGDYITIKGTPDISMKITPEVPGGIGTIAMTVNMIPNVINSRPGLKTMIDLPVPRAIMGDMRELIEE from the coding sequence ATGAGAAAAGATAATGTAAAGGTAATATTGTGGGGTTTTGGAGCTATGGGAAGTGGAATAGCAGATATGTTGTTAAATAAAAAAGGTGTAGAAATAGTAGGAGTTTGTGATACTCATCCAGAAAAAATAAATAAGAGTATTTTTGACATTTTAGGAATTGAAAAGGGCGATAGAAAGGAAGTAATAGTTAGTGATAAGGTAGAAGATATTATAACAGATAAAGCTGCCGATATTGTACTTCTTGCAACAGATTCTTTTGTAAAAGGAGCTTATAATAAAATAATATATTGTTTAGAAAAGGGCATCAATGTAATAACCACTGCTGAAGAAATGGCATATCCACAGGCACAAGAACCAGAATTAGCTAAAGAATTAGATAGAGTAGCTAAAGAAAATGGAGTTACTGTATTGGGAACTGGAATAAATCCAGGACTTATTATGGATTTACTTGTTGTTACTTTAACGGGAGCTTGTATTGACGTTGAAAGCATTAAGGCAGAAAGAGTAAATGACCTCTCACCCTTTGGACCAGCAGTAATGCATGAACAAGGTGTAGGTATAACTGTAGATGAGTTTAATAGAAGAGTAGAAGAAGATGATTTGGCAGGCCATGTAGGATTTCCAGAATCTATAAATATGATTACAGATGCTTTAGGATGGAAATTAAGTGATGAAATCAAATTAACAAAAGCACCAATTGTATCATCAGTATATAGAAAAGCTCCTTATGCAGAAGTTCAGGCAGGAGATGTGGCTGGATGTAATATGAAGGGTTATGGCTATGTTGATGGAGAATTAAAGATTGAAATGTTACATCCTCAACAAGTAGAACCTCATCTAGAAAATGTAAAAACAGGAGACTATATAACTATAAAAGGTACACCAGATATAAGCATGAAAATAACTCCAGAGGTTCCTGGTGGTATTGGAACCATAGCTATGACAGTTAATATGATACCAAATGTAATAAATTCAAGACCAGGATTAAAAACAATGATAGACTTGCCAGTACCAAGAGCAATCATGGGAGATATGAGAGAGCTAATAGAAGAATAA